In a genomic window of Mageeibacillus indolicus UPII9-5:
- a CDS encoding ABC transporter ATP-binding protein, giving the protein MLQAYQVGLNVIKISNLHKSYGRQSAKIEVLKGIDLAVPDGKILCVLGPSGSGKSTLLNILGGIETIDAGEVEMDNTKLNKLSKRELELYRRHSLGFIFQFYNLISNLNVMENIEVGKFLAREPLETNTLLEELGLTEHKYKYPNQISGGQAQRTSIGRAIIKRPKLLICDEPTGALDYASAKDVLMLIEKLNCIYGTTVVIATHNVQIAKMCDLVLSLHSGEVKEFWENNAKIKAKDVTW; this is encoded by the coding sequence ATGCTTCAAGCTTATCAAGTAGGGTTAAACGTGATAAAAATAAGCAATTTGCACAAATCATATGGTCGGCAATCTGCTAAGATTGAGGTGCTTAAAGGCATTGATCTGGCAGTCCCGGATGGGAAAATTCTCTGCGTCCTAGGTCCATCCGGTTCGGGAAAATCAACTCTGCTAAATATTTTGGGCGGCATTGAAACGATTGATGCAGGTGAAGTTGAGATGGACAATACTAAATTAAACAAACTTAGCAAACGAGAGTTGGAACTTTATCGGCGACATAGCCTAGGCTTTATTTTTCAGTTTTACAATTTAATCAGTAACCTGAATGTTATGGAAAATATCGAAGTAGGCAAATTTTTGGCTCGGGAGCCACTGGAAACAAACACTTTGTTGGAGGAGCTTGGCTTAACCGAACACAAGTACAAATATCCCAATCAAATTTCTGGCGGTCAAGCACAGCGCACTTCTATCGGTCGGGCAATCATCAAACGCCCTAAACTGCTGATTTGCGATGAGCCAACGGGGGCTTTGGACTACGCCAGTGCCAAAGACGTTTTGATGTTGATCGAAAAATTAAATTGTATTTATGGAACGACTGTGGTCATTGCGACGCACAACGTACAGATTGCAAAAATGTGTGATCTAGTTTTGAGTTTGCACAGTGGCGAAGTCAAAGAATTTTGGGAAAATAACGCAAAAATTAAGGCAAAGGATGTGACGTGGTAA
- a CDS encoding FtsX-like permease family protein — protein MFNPINKRIYRQVKLYPGKVLMVFMAIVFLVVFASSFFTAQDSAKHLYYRQLSDGKVEDGEFTVLDKLTDVARERLRSENITLYENFYREVNLPDNKCLRVFINRQGINEAQILNGRLAEAADEIAVDGNYARANGLVLGDEIKTEGGVFKLVGTVSIPDYSSVLKRRADLVMDTGYFGLGFVSRDGWAALKGGLLKYVYAYHTAIKLDKYAAADKLKSVVQEVSKDNLVLDAVTRYDNKCITYLMDDMDGDVPTIMLTIIILFVAIAFISAVQIKSLVEEEAPVIGTLLAMGYTRRELTLNYMAMPVGVAVAAAVIGNLLAYGYLYHVYVDLYYQSFNLPNFEARLTARSFLLTTLIPTVIYLVINFAVIWHSLRFSPLAFLRRNLHKYSYKSWFSLRHRAFLSKVRLRMLFDNKLNLAALLIGIFIADLLLMYGLAARPGFDFYTKSMQEDMKYNYATLVRQPELHVEAEQATWVTAEMTKFENRKISLYGVGENSRYALEGYKDLAMNEAIASDGLLKRFRLSPGDKLSIREPYNNKIVVLTLKRAEPHTIALQLVLRQVDLNRILGVQPNYFNTYFSDKKLSVDPENLVTQIDRNEMAKFMEHFMNSFGIAFDMIKVIGVVFFLIITLIISGVIIDKARQNLAYLKIFGFSNAEIAGIYIYPVLVLLIIYQILLFPFLRMAVRKIIYFSMIKLDAYIDVPIPFNVIFTVIGLSVGVFFMVQLVQNLHLRRINMVESLKTLNG, from the coding sequence ATGTTTAATCCGATTAATAAGCGTATTTATCGTCAGGTAAAACTTTATCCGGGCAAAGTCCTGATGGTATTTATGGCAATAGTTTTCCTAGTCGTTTTTGCGTCCTCATTTTTCACGGCCCAAGATTCGGCCAAACATCTGTATTACCGACAGCTGAGTGACGGCAAGGTGGAAGACGGAGAATTTACTGTTTTAGATAAACTTACGGATGTCGCACGTGAGCGGCTGCGGTCCGAAAATATTACACTGTATGAGAATTTTTATCGTGAAGTAAATTTGCCGGACAATAAGTGTTTGCGTGTTTTTATAAATCGCCAAGGTATTAATGAAGCACAAATACTGAACGGTCGATTGGCGGAGGCGGCTGACGAAATTGCTGTTGACGGGAACTATGCTCGCGCCAATGGCCTGGTTTTGGGCGATGAAATCAAAACTGAAGGTGGAGTGTTTAAGCTGGTAGGGACAGTTTCAATACCTGATTATTCATCGGTGTTGAAAAGGCGTGCTGATTTGGTCATGGATACCGGTTATTTTGGGCTGGGCTTTGTTAGTCGGGATGGCTGGGCCGCTTTGAAGGGTGGGTTGTTGAAATATGTTTACGCTTATCATACTGCAATTAAGTTGGATAAGTACGCTGCCGCGGACAAACTGAAATCCGTTGTCCAGGAAGTGAGCAAGGACAATTTGGTATTGGATGCCGTAACACGTTATGACAATAAATGTATTACATATTTGATGGATGATATGGATGGTGATGTCCCTACGATTATGTTGACCATCATAATCCTTTTTGTGGCAATTGCTTTCATCAGTGCGGTTCAAATCAAGAGCTTAGTTGAAGAGGAGGCTCCGGTCATCGGAACATTATTGGCTATGGGCTACACTCGACGTGAATTGACGCTTAATTACATGGCTATGCCGGTGGGGGTAGCAGTGGCGGCGGCTGTTATCGGTAACCTGCTGGCCTATGGTTATCTATATCATGTTTATGTAGACCTATACTACCAAAGCTTTAATTTGCCAAATTTTGAAGCGCGACTTACCGCTCGATCCTTTCTGCTGACAACTTTAATACCTACGGTTATCTACTTGGTGATCAACTTCGCTGTCATTTGGCACAGCCTTCGTTTCTCTCCATTGGCATTTTTGCGCCGCAATTTACACAAATATTCATACAAGTCGTGGTTTAGCCTCCGGCACCGGGCATTTTTGAGCAAGGTAAGATTGCGCATGTTGTTTGATAATAAACTGAACCTTGCGGCTTTGCTGATCGGTATATTTATTGCCGATTTGCTCCTGATGTATGGCTTGGCTGCTCGTCCAGGCTTCGATTTTTACACAAAAAGCATGCAAGAGGATATGAAATATAACTATGCAACTTTAGTGAGGCAGCCGGAGTTGCATGTTGAGGCAGAACAGGCCACTTGGGTCACTGCAGAAATGACGAAGTTTGAGAATCGCAAAATTTCTTTATACGGGGTCGGGGAAAACAGCCGTTACGCGCTCGAAGGTTACAAGGATTTAGCAATGAATGAAGCGATTGCGTCCGACGGACTGCTCAAAAGATTCCGACTTTCTCCCGGAGATAAATTATCTATTAGAGAACCGTACAATAATAAGATAGTTGTTTTAACGTTGAAACGGGCCGAACCGCATACAATTGCCTTGCAGCTGGTACTGCGTCAAGTAGATCTGAACCGGATTTTAGGCGTTCAACCGAATTATTTTAATACCTATTTTTCCGATAAAAAACTGTCTGTTGATCCTGAAAATTTGGTGACACAGATTGATCGCAATGAAATGGCAAAATTTATGGAACATTTTATGAATTCGTTCGGCATAGCTTTTGATATGATTAAGGTTATCGGCGTTGTCTTTTTTCTGATCATCACGTTAATTATTTCCGGGGTGATTATTGATAAAGCGCGGCAAAACCTGGCCTATCTTAAAATTTTTGGCTTTAGTAACGCGGAAATTGCCGGCATTTATATTTATCCGGTTCTGGTGTTGTTGATTATATACCAAATTTTATTGTTCCCGTTCCTGCGCATGGCGGTAAGAAAAATTATTTATTTCTCCATGATCAAACTTGATGCTTATATAGATGTTCCAATTCCTTTTAATGTGATTTTTACGGTAATTGGCTTGAGCGTCGGGGTGTTTTTTATGGTACAGCTTGTGCAAAACCTGCATTTGCGGCGGATAAATATGGTGGAGTCATTAAAAACGCTTAACGGCTGA
- the larD gene encoding D/L-lactic acid transporter LarD: protein MFSKLIAEFLGTALMIVFGVGVHCDEVLNKTKYQGSGHLFAITTWGFGITIALIIFGDVCINPAMALAQAILGLIPWAYFVPYVIAEMAGGVFGALIVYVMYKDHFDASGDIDPIRVRNIFSTNPNIRNLPRNFFVEAFATFVFLSSIFAIVKNAAVYIPIAVGLLVWAIGMGLGGPTGFAMNPARDLGPRLAYSLVPIKNRTNNDWQYGLLIPGIAPYVGAACAALFAKFYLGM, encoded by the coding sequence ATGTTTTCAAAATTAATAGCGGAATTCTTAGGAACTGCTTTGATGATTGTTTTCGGCGTAGGTGTCCATTGTGATGAAGTCCTGAACAAAACAAAGTATCAAGGAAGCGGTCACCTTTTCGCCATTACGACGTGGGGGTTCGGCATAACCATCGCCTTAATTATTTTCGGTGACGTATGTATAAACCCGGCTATGGCCTTGGCGCAAGCGATTCTCGGTCTCATTCCTTGGGCGTACTTTGTACCGTATGTCATTGCCGAAATGGCAGGTGGCGTCTTCGGTGCTTTGATTGTTTATGTGATGTACAAAGATCATTTCGATGCTTCGGGCGATATAGATCCGATTCGGGTTCGGAATATTTTTTCGACCAATCCAAATATTCGCAATCTGCCGCGTAACTTTTTCGTCGAAGCATTTGCCACCTTTGTTTTCTTAAGCAGCATTTTTGCCATCGTAAAGAATGCAGCCGTTTACATACCGATTGCCGTCGGTTTGTTAGTTTGGGCTATAGGTATGGGCCTCGGCGGTCCGACCGGGTTTGCTATGAATCCGGCACGAGACTTAGGACCGCGTTTAGCTTATTCCTTGGTGCCGATCAAAAATCGTACCAACAATGATTGGCAATACGGATTACTGATTCCGGGGATCGCGCCTTATGTCGGAGCCGCCTGCGCTGCGCTATTCGCTAAATTCTATTTAGGAATGTAA
- the larA gene encoding nickel-dependent lactate racemase — MIKINVPYDHTTMEVAVPENNFAGKLEGRQTGYVPPKPQEEIVEDSLNNPIGSETLETLAKGKKDIVIISSDHTRPVPSKIIMPIILRHIRKSNPTARIRILVATGFHRPSTREELINKYGIEIVDHEEIVMHVSTDDSSMVKIGTLPSGGACIINKVAAEADLLIAEGFIEAHFFAGFSGGRKAVLPGVASYKTIMANHSGEFIDDCHSRTGIIDHNLIHEDMLYAARKANLVFIVNVVLNGKHEIIGSFAGDLDKAHKSGCNFVRQLASVKRIPCDIAVTTNGGAPLDQNIYQAVKGMTAAEATVHEGGVIISVAACGDGHGGEGFYHNIADVKEAKEFLEKAINTPRLDTVPDQWTSQIFARILSKYHVILVSDKVDPKLVTALHMEPAVNVAEALDKAFKIMGDDAKVAVIPDGLGVIVEQ, encoded by the coding sequence ATGATTAAAATTAATGTGCCGTATGATCATACCACTATGGAAGTGGCTGTGCCGGAAAACAATTTTGCCGGTAAATTGGAAGGTCGCCAGACAGGTTATGTCCCACCCAAGCCGCAGGAAGAAATCGTTGAAGATTCTTTAAATAATCCGATTGGCTCTGAAACTTTGGAAACTTTGGCCAAAGGCAAAAAGGATATCGTTATTATAAGTTCCGATCACACAAGGCCTGTTCCGTCAAAAATAATCATGCCGATTATTTTGCGCCACATACGTAAGAGCAATCCGACTGCTCGGATAAGAATATTAGTCGCTACCGGCTTTCACCGCCCCAGCACGCGTGAAGAATTGATCAACAAATATGGAATTGAAATTGTTGATCACGAGGAAATCGTAATGCACGTTTCTACAGATGACAGCTCGATGGTAAAAATAGGTACTTTACCCAGCGGTGGCGCCTGTATCATCAACAAGGTTGCAGCCGAAGCCGATTTGCTCATCGCGGAAGGATTTATTGAAGCACATTTCTTTGCCGGTTTCTCCGGTGGACGTAAAGCTGTCCTCCCGGGTGTGGCTTCATATAAAACAATAATGGCTAATCACAGCGGTGAATTTATCGATGACTGCCATTCACGTACCGGTATAATCGACCACAATCTGATCCACGAAGATATGCTATATGCCGCACGAAAAGCTAATCTAGTTTTTATCGTCAATGTTGTTTTAAACGGCAAGCACGAAATCATCGGTTCTTTTGCCGGTGATTTGGATAAAGCTCATAAATCCGGCTGCAATTTTGTGCGTCAGTTAGCTAGCGTCAAGCGTATCCCCTGCGATATCGCCGTAACCACCAATGGCGGCGCACCCTTGGATCAGAATATTTATCAGGCCGTTAAAGGAATGACTGCCGCTGAAGCCACCGTACACGAGGGCGGCGTAATTATATCTGTAGCGGCTTGCGGCGACGGACACGGTGGTGAAGGTTTCTACCACAATATTGCCGATGTAAAAGAAGCCAAAGAGTTTTTGGAAAAAGCCATCAATACGCCACGGCTGGACACCGTTCCCGACCAATGGACAAGCCAAATTTTCGCCCGTATTCTTTCCAAATACCACGTTATTTTGGTTTCCGACAAAGTTGATCCTAAGCTCGTAACTGCTCTGCACATGGAGCCGGCGGTGAATGTTGCCGAAGCCTTGGATAAGGCCTTTAAGATCATGGGCGATGATGCCAAAGTTGCCGTTATTCCTGACGGCCTCGGCGTAATCGTAGAGCAATAG
- a CDS encoding Crp/Fnr family transcriptional regulator, whose amino-acid sequence MKSEYLINFLNEKNIPLVTKKRKTYITYAGFDQQYTYVLKDGIIKISITQQDGRNFNIDYIQGPDIVSIMRDEVSAFTASPFTIRVESEMASFYTVPRVLFWQYVNNDRHLQAYIKEYYRRNLSRSLRRAQLMIMNGKTGAVCAFIYDLVQNFGHRVAQGYLVDFQVTNEDIGGFCGISTSNSVNRILHKLKEEQVIEMDNQKILVKDPDYIKQFVL is encoded by the coding sequence ATGAAAAGTGAATATCTGATAAACTTTCTGAATGAAAAAAATATTCCCCTTGTTACCAAGAAACGAAAAACGTATATAACTTATGCCGGTTTTGATCAGCAATATACCTATGTGTTGAAAGACGGCATTATCAAGATAAGCATAACTCAACAAGACGGGCGAAATTTCAATATAGATTATATACAGGGACCAGATATAGTGTCGATCATGCGCGATGAAGTTAGTGCATTTACTGCTTCTCCGTTCACCATTAGAGTTGAGTCAGAGATGGCAAGCTTTTATACAGTGCCGCGCGTTCTTTTTTGGCAATATGTAAACAATGACCGACACTTGCAGGCTTATATAAAAGAGTATTATCGGCGCAATTTATCGCGTTCCCTGCGTCGGGCCCAATTGATGATTATGAACGGTAAAACGGGAGCAGTTTGTGCGTTTATATATGATTTGGTACAAAATTTCGGGCATCGGGTGGCGCAAGGTTATTTGGTTGATTTCCAAGTTACCAATGAGGATATAGGCGGTTTTTGCGGCATCTCAACCTCGAACTCGGTCAATAGGATATTGCATAAATTGAAGGAAGAACAGGTCATTGAAATGGATAATCAAAAAATTCTGGTCAAAGATCCTGACTATATCAAGCAGTTCGTTCTCTGA
- a CDS encoding sigma factor-like helix-turn-helix DNA-binding protein, giving the protein MSMEFDALLKKDLTVTSLFDFYGELLPPETKEILHLKYEEDFSYSEIAEHLSISRQAVHLRLQRAVQKLWECETALHGIQRWQERQAKYMAAERALQAADYEETRRILRELEATDA; this is encoded by the coding sequence ATGAGCATGGAATTTGACGCCTTATTAAAAAAAGATTTGACGGTCACCTCGCTGTTTGATTTTTACGGCGAACTTTTGCCGCCCGAAACCAAAGAGATCTTGCACCTCAAGTATGAAGAAGATTTTTCATACAGCGAGATAGCCGAGCATTTGTCTATATCGCGTCAAGCGGTACATTTACGCCTACAGCGGGCAGTGCAAAAACTTTGGGAGTGTGAAACCGCTTTACACGGCATACAGCGTTGGCAAGAACGCCAAGCTAAGTATATGGCGGCGGAACGCGCATTGCAGGCGGCTGATTACGAGGAGACACGCCGAATTTTGCGTGAGTTGGAAGCAACGGATGCGTAA
- the ffh gene encoding signal recognition particle protein translates to MAIFASLSDKLQAITAKIGRQSRITEADLKTMMREIRLALLEADVNYQVVKNLIAEISEAAKGEAVMQSLTPGQQIVKIVHESLIELLSVGETKLKVNPSGFTVIMLYGLQGSGKTTTAAKLGKILKSRGKKPLVTSVDTHRPAAAEQLNILCDKIQVPCYINPPEKHAAKIAREAVERAKYLLCDTLIVDTAGRMTIDEELMQELKELENTVKPDERLLIVDSMIGQEAVNIALEFERQIGLDGFIMTKLDGDARGGAALSISKMTEKPIKFICTGEKTDAIEEFHPDRLASRILGMGDVLTLIENATRNIDQDSVDKMLGRLQQNKFSLQDMLDQLLQVKKMGSVKDIIGMLPGIKPGQLDDKNIDDKVIDRNIAIIRSMTKKERANVNLLNASRRKRIARGSGTTVQEVNRIVKQFEETQKVMKQFGGFNGKKRSLSRLMQMGRGGFPF, encoded by the coding sequence ATGGCAATTTTTGCAAGCCTATCTGACAAGTTGCAGGCGATAACCGCCAAAATAGGACGACAATCTCGCATTACCGAAGCTGATTTAAAGACGATGATGCGCGAAATACGCTTGGCACTTTTGGAAGCCGATGTCAATTATCAAGTGGTGAAAAATCTTATAGCTGAGATAAGCGAAGCGGCTAAAGGCGAAGCGGTAATGCAAAGCCTTACTCCAGGACAACAAATTGTTAAAATCGTCCATGAGTCACTAATTGAACTTCTCAGCGTTGGTGAAACGAAGCTCAAAGTCAATCCTTCCGGCTTCACCGTGATAATGTTGTACGGCTTGCAAGGTTCCGGTAAAACAACTACGGCGGCCAAATTGGGCAAAATCCTGAAAAGCCGTGGCAAAAAACCGCTAGTTACTTCGGTAGACACACATCGGCCGGCCGCAGCCGAACAGCTGAACATTCTATGCGACAAGATTCAGGTACCGTGCTACATAAATCCGCCGGAAAAACATGCGGCTAAGATTGCCCGGGAAGCGGTCGAACGCGCCAAATATTTGCTTTGCGACACGTTAATTGTCGATACGGCTGGGCGGATGACGATTGATGAAGAACTGATGCAGGAACTTAAAGAACTGGAAAACACGGTAAAACCGGACGAACGGCTGCTGATCGTAGATTCTATGATCGGGCAGGAAGCGGTCAATATAGCTCTGGAATTTGAACGACAAATCGGCCTTGACGGTTTCATCATGACCAAACTGGATGGTGATGCTAGAGGCGGTGCAGCTCTTTCAATAAGCAAAATGACTGAAAAACCGATCAAATTCATCTGTACAGGCGAAAAAACGGATGCAATCGAAGAATTCCATCCTGATCGTCTGGCCTCCCGCATTTTGGGAATGGGTGATGTCCTGACATTGATTGAAAATGCTACCCGAAACATCGATCAGGATTCGGTTGATAAAATGCTGGGACGTTTACAGCAAAATAAATTTTCCCTGCAGGATATGTTGGACCAGCTCTTGCAAGTCAAAAAGATGGGAAGCGTAAAAGACATTATCGGAATGTTGCCGGGGATTAAGCCGGGACAGCTCGATGATAAAAATATCGATGATAAGGTCATCGATCGTAACATTGCCATTATCAGGTCCATGACCAAAAAAGAAAGGGCCAATGTCAATCTGCTGAATGCCTCACGCCGTAAGCGTATTGCTCGGGGCTCTGGCACAACGGTGCAGGAAGTAAATAGAATAGTAAAACAATTTGAAGAAACACAGAAAGTTATGAAACAATTTGGTGGATTCAACGGTAAAAAGCGTAGTCTGAGTCGGCTTATGCAGATGGGACGGGGCGGATTCCCTTTTTAA